One segment of Methylocella silvestris BL2 DNA contains the following:
- the bioB gene encoding biotin synthase BioB yields MTHQAADPFTRHDWTLSEIIEIYKSPLLELIARANAIHREFHDVNDVQKASLLSIKTGGCPENCGYCPQSAHHKEVHLDRIHMMKPDEVLEIAARAKAAGADRFCMGAAWRSVRDGREFDSVIEMVRGVRELGLEACVTLGMLNAAQAGRLKEAGLTAYNHNLDTGPDYYDKIVTTRSYDDRLDTLKAVRGAGIEMCCGGIVGMGESVADRAAMLQTLARFDPHPESVPINALVPVEGTPLGERERIDPLEFVRMIAVTRIVLPASRVRLSAGRSVLNREAQVLCMVAGANSIFYGEQLLTTPNVGETDDDALFAALAPQCQLKDALPTD; encoded by the coding sequence ATGACACATCAGGCCGCCGACCCGTTCACCCGGCATGATTGGACTCTCAGCGAAATTATCGAGATCTATAAATCGCCGCTGCTGGAGCTGATCGCGCGGGCGAATGCGATCCATCGCGAATTTCATGACGTCAACGACGTGCAGAAGGCGAGCCTCCTCAGCATCAAGACCGGCGGCTGCCCGGAAAATTGCGGCTATTGTCCGCAATCGGCGCATCACAAGGAAGTGCATCTCGACCGCATCCATATGATGAAGCCGGATGAAGTCCTTGAGATCGCGGCGCGCGCGAAGGCGGCGGGCGCAGACCGTTTCTGCATGGGCGCGGCCTGGCGCAGCGTGCGCGACGGCCGCGAATTCGATTCGGTGATCGAGATGGTGCGCGGCGTGCGCGAACTCGGGCTGGAGGCCTGCGTCACGCTCGGCATGCTCAATGCGGCGCAGGCCGGGCGGCTTAAGGAAGCCGGCCTCACGGCCTATAATCACAACCTCGACACCGGCCCCGACTATTACGACAAGATCGTAACGACCCGCAGCTATGACGACCGGCTCGATACGCTGAAGGCCGTGCGCGGCGCCGGCATCGAAATGTGCTGCGGCGGCATTGTCGGCATGGGCGAGAGCGTCGCCGACCGCGCCGCGATGCTGCAGACGCTGGCGCGCTTTGATCCGCATCCCGAAAGCGTGCCGATCAATGCGCTGGTGCCCGTCGAAGGCACGCCGCTGGGCGAGCGCGAACGGATCGATCCGCTGGAATTCGTGCGCATGATTGCGGTCACGCGCATCGTGCTGCCGGCCTCCCGCGTGCGGCTTTCGGCCGGCCGCTCCGTGCTGAACCGCGAGGCGCAGGTTCTGTGCATGGTGGCCGGCGCGAATTCGATTTTTTATGGCGAGCAGCTGTTGACGACGCCGAATGTCGGCGAAACCGATGACGACGCCCTCTTCGCCGCGCTGGCGCCGCAATGCCAGCTGAAAGACGCCCTGCCGACGGATTAA
- a CDS encoding sulfate transporter family protein — MSSKIEGTNVFDAAVAAAGQIFTPPFRGVLWKTLGLTLALLALVWIGLEKLIIAGLALPSMAAYPWVATALSFVGGVGLFIGLAFLVTPVSFLVAGFFFDDLAEHVEAGLDPKDIGRPMPVGLATRVAVEFAAVALAVNLVALLLLFAPGVNLVAFFGANAYLLGRGYFELAALRYLPPAEVARLRKANAAQLFGAGLVMAAMLAVPVLNLLTPLFGAAFMARIAAAIRRARPATPPYQT; from the coding sequence ATGTCCAGTAAAATCGAAGGGACAAATGTGTTCGACGCCGCTGTCGCCGCCGCCGGCCAGATCTTTACGCCGCCGTTTCGCGGCGTTCTTTGGAAAACGCTCGGCCTTACGCTCGCGCTGCTGGCGCTGGTCTGGATCGGCCTCGAAAAGCTGATCATCGCCGGCCTGGCGCTGCCGTCGATGGCGGCCTATCCGTGGGTTGCGACGGCGCTGTCGTTTGTCGGCGGCGTCGGACTTTTCATTGGCCTCGCTTTTCTGGTGACGCCGGTTTCTTTCCTCGTCGCCGGCTTTTTCTTCGACGACCTTGCCGAACATGTCGAGGCGGGGCTCGATCCGAAAGATATCGGCCGCCCAATGCCGGTCGGGCTCGCGACGCGCGTCGCGGTGGAATTCGCCGCGGTCGCGCTCGCCGTCAATCTCGTGGCGCTGCTGCTGCTTTTCGCTCCGGGGGTTAATCTTGTCGCGTTTTTCGGGGCCAACGCCTATCTGCTCGGCCGCGGCTATTTCGAACTTGCCGCGCTGCGCTATCTGCCCCCGGCGGAAGTCGCCCGCCTGCGCAAGGCGAACGCCGCGCAGCTGTTCGGCGCGGGCCTCGTCATGGCGGCCATGCTCGCGGTTCCGGTTCTCAATCTGCTGACGCCGCTCTTTGGCGCCGCCTTCATGGCGCGGATCGCCGCGGCGATCCGGCGAGCGAGACCCGCGACGCCGCCTTATCAGACTTAG
- a CDS encoding DUF2189 domain-containing protein: MSERIPIDATHTARDSTGAALIVRPISTDDVYDALRQGWGDFQNAPVYGLVFGAIFALGGIAIAAWAYERGLSYLMYPAIIGFAMIGPFAAVGLYEVSRLKERGERPSWGAIARTLVAQGGAELAWMAFVTLFVFMAWMYAAQMLVAIFFGLRAFSTLTGFLGLVVTTPEGWLFLIVGNLLGAAALFAVFSLTVISVPLLLDREVDFVTAMITSLRAVAASPAPMLIWAGIVFATLFVAALPFFLGLLVAVPVLSFATWRLYRKIVAA, from the coding sequence ATGAGCGAGAGAATTCCCATTGACGCGACGCATACGGCGCGCGACTCCACAGGGGCGGCCTTGATTGTCCGCCCGATCTCGACCGATGACGTCTATGACGCGCTGAGGCAGGGATGGGGCGATTTCCAAAACGCGCCAGTTTACGGCCTCGTCTTCGGCGCGATTTTCGCCCTCGGCGGGATCGCGATCGCCGCCTGGGCGTATGAACGCGGCCTCAGCTATCTTATGTATCCCGCCATCATCGGCTTCGCGATGATCGGCCCCTTTGCCGCCGTCGGTCTCTATGAGGTCAGCCGGCTGAAGGAACGGGGCGAGCGTCCGTCCTGGGGCGCGATCGCCCGCACGCTGGTCGCGCAGGGCGGCGCCGAACTCGCCTGGATGGCGTTCGTGACGCTGTTTGTCTTCATGGCGTGGATGTATGCCGCGCAGATGCTTGTCGCCATCTTCTTTGGCCTGCGCGCGTTCTCGACGCTGACGGGGTTTCTCGGTCTGGTTGTAACGACGCCTGAAGGCTGGCTCTTCCTCATCGTCGGCAATTTGCTCGGCGCGGCGGCGCTGTTCGCCGTGTTTTCGCTGACGGTCATATCCGTCCCGCTGCTGCTCGACCGCGAGGTGGATTTCGTCACCGCGATGATCACCAGTCTGCGCGCAGTCGCTGCAAGCCCGGCGCCCATGCTGATCTGGGCGGGAATCGTTTTCGCGACGCTTTTCGTCGCCGCGCTGCCATTCTTTCTCGGTCTGCTGGTCGCCGTCCCGGTGCTCAGCTTCGCCACCTGGAGGCTTTATCGCAAGATCGTCGCCGCCTGA
- a CDS encoding YqaE/Pmp3 family membrane protein, translated as MRLLIAVFLPWLLFFTIGRPVAGVICLILQITLIGWIPAALWAVYALSQFKTDEKIGRALGPRR; from the coding sequence ATGCGCCTGCTGATCGCAGTTTTCCTGCCTTGGCTTTTGTTCTTCACCATTGGACGGCCGGTCGCCGGCGTGATCTGCCTGATTTTGCAGATTACCCTGATCGGATGGATTCCGGCGGCGCTTTGGGCGGTCTATGCGCTGAGCCAGTTCAAAACGGATGAGAAAATCGGCCGCGCGCTCGGCCCACGCCGCTAG
- a CDS encoding DUF1236 domain-containing protein, with protein MQRKFGIAVVAALIATPAALQAQGLVGGAQGGAQRGAAQGDALGGPIGGVVGGVVGGATGAATGVLGLDQAPQFRDYALREHRSSFRFDRQLQPGERLPLSGVTYYPVPKEYGVDPRYRYTVVNDHAVIVDPQTRRIVQVID; from the coding sequence ATGCAGAGAAAGTTTGGGATCGCCGTCGTGGCGGCGTTGATCGCGACCCCGGCCGCCTTGCAGGCGCAAGGTCTTGTCGGCGGCGCGCAAGGCGGCGCCCAACGCGGCGCGGCGCAAGGCGACGCCCTCGGAGGCCCCATTGGCGGCGTCGTCGGCGGAGTAGTCGGCGGCGCGACGGGAGCCGCGACAGGCGTTCTTGGCCTCGATCAGGCGCCGCAATTTCGCGACTACGCGCTGCGCGAACACCGCTCCAGCTTCCGCTTTGACCGCCAGCTTCAGCCGGGCGAAAGGCTGCCCTTGAGCGGAGTGACCTATTATCCGGTTCCGAAGGAATATGGCGTCGATCCGCGCTATCGTTACACCGTGGTGAACGACCATGCTGTGATCGTCGATCCGCAGACACGCCGCATCGTGCAAGTCATCGATTAG
- a CDS encoding PQQ-dependent sugar dehydrogenase — MVLRENARRNGGCTLMLGALALFGLVLGPAWAQETAPTPAAPEMPLDPGMAARHAAAARLKPNLAKIKLPPGFEISVFTVAPGARTIAVGPQGKAIFIGTKDEKIFVAPYRHEQTFTDEVSEFVTSANMKMPHGLCFAPDGTLFVAEQNRILSYANAEWGYHDPFLPAETVVAQGKLIPAQFESTNHSTRVCRVGADGKLYVSLGQPYNVPPKDKQANFVKLGIGAIIRMNRDGSEREIFANGIRNSVGLDFNPADQTLWFTDNQVDQMGDDRPPGELNRATAKGQNFGFPWYGGGHVRTDEYKDEAPPAGLVFPQVEMDAHAADLGMIFYRGAQFPSDYKGGIFSAQHGSWNRTTPIGARIMFTPVKPDGTAGKARVFAEGWLEKDGSYWGRPVDVAELPDGSLLVSDDYNGVIYRIARTQQ, encoded by the coding sequence ATGGTCTTGAGGGAGAACGCCCGCCGCAACGGGGGCTGCACGTTGATGCTCGGCGCGCTGGCGCTGTTTGGATTGGTTCTTGGTCCCGCTTGGGCGCAGGAGACTGCGCCAACGCCCGCAGCGCCGGAGATGCCTCTCGACCCCGGGATGGCCGCCCGCCACGCCGCCGCTGCGCGCCTCAAGCCGAATCTCGCCAAAATCAAGCTGCCGCCTGGCTTCGAGATCAGCGTTTTTACCGTCGCGCCCGGCGCGCGCACGATCGCGGTCGGGCCGCAGGGCAAAGCGATTTTCATCGGCACGAAGGACGAAAAAATCTTTGTGGCGCCCTACCGCCATGAGCAGACATTCACCGACGAAGTGTCCGAGTTCGTCACCTCGGCAAATATGAAGATGCCGCACGGCCTTTGTTTTGCGCCGGACGGCACGTTGTTCGTTGCGGAACAAAACCGTATCCTATCCTACGCCAACGCCGAATGGGGATATCACGACCCGTTCCTGCCTGCGGAGACGGTCGTCGCGCAGGGCAAACTGATCCCCGCGCAATTTGAATCGACGAACCACTCGACGCGCGTCTGCCGCGTCGGCGCGGACGGCAAGCTCTATGTCTCGCTCGGCCAGCCTTACAATGTGCCGCCGAAAGACAAGCAAGCCAATTTCGTCAAGCTCGGCATCGGCGCCATCATCCGCATGAATCGGGATGGATCGGAGCGCGAGATTTTTGCAAATGGAATCCGCAATTCGGTTGGCCTTGATTTCAACCCCGCCGACCAGACGCTGTGGTTTACCGACAATCAGGTCGATCAAATGGGCGACGACCGGCCGCCCGGCGAATTGAACCGCGCAACAGCGAAAGGCCAGAATTTTGGCTTTCCGTGGTATGGCGGCGGCCATGTGCGGACCGACGAATACAAGGATGAAGCGCCTCCCGCGGGATTGGTTTTTCCCCAGGTCGAAATGGATGCGCACGCCGCCGACCTCGGCATGATTTTTTATCGCGGCGCGCAGTTTCCATCCGACTACAAGGGCGGGATTTTCTCCGCCCAGCACGGCTCATGGAACCGCACGACGCCGATCGGCGCGCGGATCATGTTCACGCCGGTAAAACCGGACGGGACCGCCGGCAAGGCAAGAGTCTTCGCCGAAGGCTGGCTGGAAAAAGACGGCTCCTATTGGGGCCGCCCTGTGGATGTGGCGGAGCTGCCGGACGGCTCGCTTTTGGTCTCCGATGACTACAATGGCGTCATCTACAGGATTGCGCGCACACAACAGTAA
- a CDS encoding complex I NDUFA9 subunit family protein, translated as MADQLIRTKRLAVVFGGSGFIGRHVVRALAKDGWRVRVASRRPDLAFHLQPLGNVGQIHAVQANLRYPDSIERALRGADAAVNCVGILSPAGEQTFDAIHASGAEAIAKAAKAAGVKSFVQISAIGADDASASAYAKTKAQGEALVAAAFPGAVILRPSVVFGPEDEFFNRFAAMARFMPVLPLIGGGETKLQPVFVGDVARAAALALDGKAKPGAIYELGGPEVATMRRIMEFVLKVTERKRRLVTLSFDQARSVGGVTEVLSKLSLGLLPKMFEITRDQVELLKHDNVVSKAAIVEGRTLQGLGLAPESFEAFTPTYLTRYRATGQYADRRMA; from the coding sequence ATGGCGGATCAGCTGATCAGGACGAAACGGCTTGCAGTCGTATTCGGCGGCTCGGGCTTCATTGGCCGGCACGTCGTTCGCGCGCTGGCCAAGGACGGCTGGCGCGTCCGCGTGGCGTCGCGTCGGCCCGATCTTGCGTTCCATTTGCAGCCGCTGGGAAACGTCGGCCAGATCCACGCCGTGCAGGCCAATCTGCGCTATCCCGACTCGATTGAGCGCGCCCTGCGCGGCGCGGACGCCGCGGTCAATTGCGTCGGCATTTTGAGCCCCGCGGGCGAGCAGACGTTTGACGCGATCCACGCCTCGGGCGCCGAGGCCATCGCCAAGGCGGCAAAGGCGGCGGGCGTGAAATCCTTCGTGCAAATCTCGGCGATCGGCGCTGATGACGCCAGCGCCTCCGCCTATGCGAAGACCAAGGCCCAAGGCGAGGCGCTCGTCGCCGCGGCCTTCCCCGGCGCGGTCATTTTGCGCCCCTCCGTCGTGTTTGGCCCAGAGGATGAATTCTTTAATCGCTTCGCCGCCATGGCCCGCTTCATGCCCGTTCTGCCGCTGATCGGCGGCGGCGAAACCAAGCTGCAGCCGGTGTTCGTCGGCGATGTCGCCCGCGCCGCGGCGCTTGCGCTCGACGGCAAGGCAAAGCCCGGCGCCATCTACGAGCTCGGCGGGCCGGAAGTCGCGACCATGCGCCGAATCATGGAGTTCGTCTTAAAGGTGACCGAACGCAAGCGGCGGCTCGTGACGCTGTCCTTCGATCAGGCCAGAAGCGTCGGCGGCGTGACGGAAGTTCTCTCAAAACTGTCGCTCGGCCTGCTGCCCAAAATGTTCGAGATCACCCGGGATCAGGTCGAGCTTTTGAAACACGACAATGTCGTCTCGAAAGCCGCAATCGTCGAGGGACGGACATTGCAGGGCCTTGGCCTGGCGCCGGAATCCTTCGAGGCCTTCACGCCCACCTATTTGACCCGCTACCGCGCGACCGGACAATACGCCGACCGCCGCATGGCCTGA